Proteins encoded by one window of Azospirillum brasilense:
- a CDS encoding GumC family protein gives MATQDIQDQPQRRQSAPVPGPVSFDLSTAAASAVRRTTGMLLRHKLLIGTVIVLGTGIAGLVALRMTPLYTAQTLIMVEHRKNQVMNYQEVVSGLSTELGALQSEVAILKSPAFAEKVVDKLGLMNDPEFNAALRPEQTNWFYYLNPKNWVPDSWWNSARGDRPEITLSPEEKTANERTSVVNSFIENLAVRPQGRSYVIAVDFDSEDPRKASLIANTIGEMYLVDQLDEKFKAAKRATAWLEERITELRREAKTTGEAAEKYRAESGLTNANGETTLIAQQLAELNTSYVLARTKRQEAEAKLREVSTLAQSPRGVSAIGDVLGSPLIQALRQQEVELQRKIADAANKYGARHPTLTALQSELRDLQGQIKADVGRIVQNLSNEVELERGREAALKANLDQLQAQRNQQQESNVTLRTLERDAETSQTMYEAMLTRFQEIAGQTEIQQPDARIVSEAAIPLNPSQPNKKMIVLLALIASATLGVLLAMLREQSERGFRSPHQFESATGVRSLGIVPAIGRRRRGTSPAAYAIDKPMSAFAEAMQNLRTTLLLANPDGHQRVILFSSSVPGEGKSSIAAAFARICANAGQKTIILDCDMRRKGLHPMLGLENRHGLYEVLSGECAPNEVIQTDPRTGLHFIASGRGSALPQDMLGSSRMHQLISRLALEYDRVILDSPPVLAVSEGKLLAALADQTVFIVHWGRTKRETAMAGLKEIVEAGGEVVGVLFSQVDIRRHAQYEFPDSGRYHGYRRYYAN, from the coding sequence TTGGCGACCCAGGACATTCAGGATCAACCCCAGCGGCGGCAATCGGCACCGGTCCCGGGACCGGTCTCGTTCGACCTGTCGACCGCGGCGGCCAGCGCGGTGCGCCGCACCACCGGCATGCTGCTGCGCCACAAGCTGCTGATCGGGACGGTGATCGTGCTGGGGACGGGCATCGCGGGTCTCGTCGCCCTGCGCATGACGCCGCTCTACACCGCCCAGACCCTGATCATGGTGGAGCACCGCAAGAACCAGGTGATGAACTACCAGGAGGTCGTCTCCGGCCTCTCGACGGAACTGGGCGCCCTGCAGAGCGAGGTGGCGATCCTCAAATCCCCCGCCTTCGCCGAGAAGGTGGTCGACAAGCTCGGCCTGATGAACGACCCGGAGTTCAACGCGGCGCTGCGGCCCGAGCAGACCAACTGGTTCTATTATCTGAACCCGAAAAACTGGGTGCCCGACTCCTGGTGGAACAGCGCCCGCGGCGACCGGCCCGAGATCACGCTGAGCCCGGAGGAGAAGACAGCCAACGAGCGGACCTCGGTCGTCAACAGCTTCATCGAAAATCTGGCGGTGCGCCCGCAGGGCCGCTCCTACGTCATCGCCGTGGACTTCGACAGCGAGGACCCGCGCAAGGCCTCGCTCATCGCCAACACCATCGGCGAGATGTACCTCGTCGACCAGCTGGACGAGAAGTTCAAGGCGGCCAAGCGCGCCACCGCCTGGCTGGAGGAGCGCATCACCGAGCTGCGCCGCGAGGCCAAGACGACCGGCGAGGCGGCGGAGAAGTACCGCGCCGAAAGCGGCCTGACCAACGCCAACGGCGAAACCACCCTGATCGCCCAGCAGCTGGCCGAGCTGAACACCAGCTACGTCCTGGCCCGCACCAAGCGGCAGGAGGCGGAGGCCAAGCTGCGCGAGGTGTCCACCCTGGCGCAGAGCCCGCGCGGCGTCTCGGCCATCGGCGACGTGCTCGGCTCCCCCCTGATCCAGGCGCTGCGCCAGCAGGAGGTCGAGCTTCAGCGCAAGATCGCCGACGCCGCCAACAAGTACGGCGCCCGCCACCCGACGCTGACCGCGCTGCAGAGCGAGCTGCGCGACCTGCAGGGCCAGATCAAGGCCGACGTGGGCCGCATCGTCCAGAACCTGAGCAACGAGGTGGAGCTGGAGCGCGGGCGCGAGGCCGCCCTGAAGGCCAACCTCGACCAGCTCCAGGCCCAGCGCAACCAGCAGCAGGAATCCAACGTCACACTGCGCACGCTGGAGCGCGACGCCGAGACCTCGCAGACCATGTACGAGGCGATGCTGACGCGCTTCCAGGAGATCGCCGGCCAGACCGAGATCCAGCAGCCCGACGCCCGCATCGTGTCGGAGGCGGCGATTCCCCTGAACCCGTCGCAGCCCAACAAGAAGATGATCGTTCTGCTGGCCCTGATCGCCTCGGCCACGCTGGGCGTTCTGCTGGCGATGCTGCGCGAGCAGTCGGAGCGCGGCTTCCGCAGCCCGCACCAGTTCGAATCGGCGACCGGCGTGCGCTCGCTGGGCATCGTCCCGGCCATCGGCCGCCGCCGCCGCGGGACCTCGCCCGCCGCCTACGCCATCGACAAGCCGATGTCGGCCTTCGCCGAGGCGATGCAGAACCTTCGCACCACGCTGCTGCTCGCTAACCCGGACGGCCACCAGCGGGTGATCCTGTTCAGCTCCTCCGTCCCCGGCGAGGGCAAGAGTTCGATCGCCGCGGCCTTCGCCCGCATCTGCGCCAACGCCGGCCAGAAGACGATCATCCTGGACTGCGACATGCGCCGCAAGGGCCTGCACCCGATGCTGGGGCTGGAGAACCGGCACGGGCTGTACGAGGTGCTGTCCGGCGAATGCGCGCCGAACGAGGTGATCCAGACCGACCCGCGCACCGGCCTGCATTTCATCGCCTCCGGCCGCGGCTCCGCCCTGCCGCAGGACATGCTGGGCTCCAGCCGGATGCACCAGCTCATCTCGCGGCTGGCGCTGGAGTATGACCGGGTGATCCTGGACAGCCCGCCGGTGCTGGCGGTGTCGGAGGGCAAGCTGCTGGCGGCGCTGGCCGACCAGACGGTCTTCATCGTGCACTGGGGCAGGACCAAGCGGGAGACCGCCATGGCCGGGCTGAAGGAGATCGTCGAGGCGGGCGGCGAGGTTGTCGGGGTCCTGTTCTCCCAGGTCGATATCCGCCGCCACGCCCAATACGAGTTCCCGGACAGCGGGCGCTACCACGGTTACCGCCGCTACTACGCGAACTGA
- a CDS encoding NAD-dependent epimerase/dehydratase family protein, with translation MPKHYLVTGGSGFIGAALVRRLVRDGHRVRVLDDNSRGHPRRLGDAVQAVEFVSGDIRDPAAVDKAVRGVDGVLHLAAVNGTKHFYEKPEVVLDVGVRGMLNVLDACRANGVGDLVVASSSEAYQTPPTVPTPEDIPLVVPDVLNPRYSYGGSKLISELLAVNWGRTGFDRVAIFRPHNVYGPDMGWEHVVPEFVRRAVAAIDRSTEVLVPFPIQGDGTQTRAFVHIDDAVDGIMTVIERGEHLGIYHVGTPEEISIAELARQIVAALGRVADIQAGPPAPGGTQRRSPDIARLSALGYAPRIPLKDGLPGVVDWYAARSRDQGRDGIASAAE, from the coding sequence ATGCCGAAACATTACCTCGTGACCGGGGGCAGCGGCTTCATCGGCGCCGCCCTGGTCCGCCGGCTGGTGCGCGACGGACATCGCGTGCGCGTTCTCGACGACAATTCCCGCGGCCACCCGCGCCGGCTGGGCGACGCCGTCCAGGCGGTCGAGTTCGTGTCCGGCGACATCCGCGACCCGGCGGCGGTGGACAAGGCGGTGCGCGGCGTGGACGGCGTGCTGCATCTGGCCGCCGTCAACGGCACCAAGCACTTCTACGAGAAGCCGGAGGTGGTGCTGGACGTCGGCGTGCGCGGCATGCTGAACGTTCTGGACGCCTGCCGGGCGAACGGGGTGGGCGATCTGGTGGTCGCCTCCTCGTCCGAGGCCTACCAGACCCCGCCGACGGTCCCGACGCCGGAGGACATCCCGCTGGTCGTCCCGGACGTGCTGAACCCGCGCTACAGCTACGGCGGCTCCAAGCTGATCTCGGAGCTTCTGGCGGTCAACTGGGGCCGCACCGGCTTCGACCGCGTCGCCATCTTCCGCCCGCACAACGTCTACGGCCCCGACATGGGGTGGGAACATGTGGTGCCGGAGTTCGTGCGCCGCGCCGTGGCCGCCATCGACCGCAGCACGGAGGTCCTCGTGCCCTTCCCCATTCAGGGGGACGGCACCCAGACCCGCGCCTTCGTCCACATCGACGACGCGGTGGACGGCATCATGACGGTGATCGAGCGCGGCGAGCATCTCGGCATCTACCATGTCGGCACGCCGGAGGAGATCTCCATCGCCGAACTCGCCCGGCAGATCGTCGCCGCGCTGGGACGGGTGGCGGACATCCAGGCCGGCCCGCCGGCCCCCGGCGGCACCCAGCGGCGCAGCCCCGACATCGCCCGCCTGTCCGCGCTCGGCTACGCGCCGCGCATCCCGCTCAAGGACGGGCTTCCGGGCGTGGTCGACTGGTACGCCGCCCGCAGCCGCGACCAGGGCCGGGATGGAATCGCCAGCGCCGCGGAATAA
- a CDS encoding Crp/Fnr family transcriptional regulator, producing the protein MLPQHAEKTDADWAGAFPALSALEPDARALLRAQGTRMAVPRGTVLFRIGSLCHNFLMLLDGTVRVQMTAETGREIVLYRVGAGETCILTTACLMTRADYSAEGVAETDLDAIALGAGAFHELLARSAPFRDFVFASFGTRLLGMMMLVEEVAFGRIDLRLARFLVDHRDARGGLDTTHQTLAVELGTAREVVSRQLKEFERRGLVELSRGRVGVRDPEALLALERTDGV; encoded by the coding sequence ATGCTGCCGCAACATGCTGAAAAGACTGACGCCGACTGGGCGGGCGCGTTCCCGGCCCTGTCCGCCCTGGAGCCCGACGCGCGGGCCCTTTTGCGCGCCCAGGGAACCCGGATGGCGGTGCCGCGCGGCACGGTGCTGTTCCGCATCGGCAGCCTGTGCCACAATTTTCTCATGCTGCTGGACGGAACGGTGCGGGTGCAGATGACCGCCGAGACCGGGCGGGAAATCGTCCTCTACCGCGTCGGGGCGGGCGAGACCTGCATCCTGACCACCGCCTGCCTGATGACGCGCGCCGACTACAGCGCCGAGGGCGTGGCCGAAACCGACCTCGACGCCATCGCGCTCGGGGCGGGGGCCTTCCATGAGCTGCTGGCGCGCTCCGCGCCGTTCCGCGACTTCGTCTTCGCCTCCTTCGGCACGCGGCTGCTCGGCATGATGATGCTGGTGGAGGAGGTGGCCTTCGGGCGCATCGACCTGCGGCTGGCCCGTTTCCTGGTCGATCACCGCGACGCGCGCGGCGGGCTGGACACCACCCACCAGACGCTCGCCGTCGAGCTGGGCACGGCGCGCGAGGTGGTCAGCCGCCAGTTGAAGGAGTTCGAGCGGCGGGGCCTCGTGGAGCTGTCGCGCGGCCGCGTCGGGGTGCGCGATCCCGAGGCGCTGCTGGCGCTGGAGCGCACGGACGGGGTGTGA
- a CDS encoding helix-turn-helix transcriptional regulator: protein MSTSPRLSIDVRSYGAAHSAHRHDFAQLVLPLNGALEIDIAGKGGRLGPCRAAFVEAGSPHTQASDGPNRSLILDLDPVVLEPAVGDRLIRHPFVALTPVAGKLIDYMGLMLDSGGVSADTLRLWVPLLLDALAEEPARPRSRLGTLLAVVEPDLAKPWTAETMAERACLSVSRLHALFRAELDTTPRAWLAEVRLKRACEWLARSELPIAEIAYRTGYADQSAFTRAMRRATGLTPAAYRRQSRETRHKSP from the coding sequence ATGTCCACATCGCCGCGACTCAGCATCGATGTCCGCAGCTACGGGGCGGCGCACAGCGCCCACCGGCACGATTTCGCTCAGCTCGTTCTGCCGTTGAACGGCGCCCTGGAGATCGACATCGCCGGGAAGGGCGGCCGTCTCGGGCCGTGCCGGGCGGCGTTCGTCGAAGCCGGCTCCCCGCACACCCAGGCGAGCGACGGGCCGAACCGCTCGCTCATCCTGGATCTCGACCCGGTTGTCCTGGAACCGGCGGTCGGCGACCGGCTGATCCGCCATCCCTTCGTCGCGCTGACCCCGGTGGCCGGCAAGCTGATCGACTACATGGGCCTGATGCTGGACAGCGGCGGCGTGTCGGCGGACACCCTCCGTCTCTGGGTGCCCCTGCTGCTCGACGCGCTCGCCGAGGAACCCGCGCGGCCCCGGTCGCGGCTCGGAACCCTGCTGGCCGTGGTCGAGCCCGACCTCGCCAAGCCGTGGACCGCCGAGACGATGGCCGAGCGGGCCTGCCTCAGCGTCAGCCGGCTGCACGCCCTGTTCCGCGCCGAACTGGACACCACCCCGCGCGCGTGGCTGGCGGAGGTCCGGCTGAAGCGGGCGTGCGAGTGGCTCGCGCGGTCGGAGCTGCCGATCGCGGAGATCGCCTACCGCACCGGCTACGCCGACCAGAGCGCGTTCACACGGGCGATGCGGCGGGCCACCGGTTTGACCCCCGCGGCCTACCGGCGCCAAAGCCGCGAGACCCGGCACAAAAGTCCGTAG
- a CDS encoding flippase, with protein MTAGRRIFLNIRALGLARVATLLSGLITTAWTARALGPDGFGVLGFGTSMLAYAALFVNLGLSTYAVREIARDRQKATDLADHVLTLRMLLALLVGGLYALFVLQLDKSALVKAVLLVQAIQLLGNALLLDFVYQATERMSVIAVREIGTSLGNMVAVLALVRGPDDLAIAAGITAVSFVINAALMLARFSRDFRMPRPRVDLAKWREILKTSAPMAVSVFAWALFSHLDLVMLGFMAPQTEVGWYAAVTKLLVLSLTAGNIILSAFMPQLAAAYGDREAMRARMRDYAATILSIGALIAAGGFTLAPAILGTVFGPAYAPAADTLRLLMIAVAIVHINLTMGNPLLVWHRQTGYMTAILVGGLTNAALNLILIPRYGIEGSAAATIVAELTAMTGLAWLHRQAVGQLYLGIAARAALCAAFAMAATMGLTHALPDLMAPAHPLPALLIGGSVLVAVYALAALATGLIRPSRLRRLIMAAA; from the coding sequence ATGACTGCCGGACGACGCATTTTCCTGAACATCCGCGCGCTGGGTCTGGCCCGCGTCGCCACGCTTCTGAGCGGGCTGATCACCACGGCCTGGACCGCGCGCGCGCTCGGACCGGACGGGTTCGGCGTGCTGGGTTTCGGCACCTCCATGCTGGCCTACGCCGCGCTGTTCGTGAATCTCGGCCTGTCCACCTACGCGGTGCGCGAGATCGCCCGCGACCGGCAGAAGGCCACCGATCTCGCCGACCACGTGCTGACGCTGCGGATGCTTCTGGCCCTGCTGGTCGGCGGGCTCTACGCCCTGTTCGTGCTCCAGCTCGACAAATCGGCGCTGGTCAAGGCGGTGCTGCTGGTCCAGGCCATCCAGCTTCTCGGCAACGCGCTGCTGCTCGACTTCGTCTATCAGGCGACCGAGCGGATGAGCGTCATCGCGGTGCGCGAGATCGGCACGTCGCTCGGCAACATGGTCGCGGTGCTGGCGCTGGTGCGCGGGCCGGACGATCTGGCCATCGCCGCCGGCATCACCGCCGTCTCCTTCGTCATCAACGCCGCCCTGATGCTGGCCCGCTTCAGCCGCGATTTCCGGATGCCGCGGCCGCGGGTTGACCTCGCCAAATGGCGGGAGATCCTGAAGACCTCCGCCCCGATGGCGGTCAGCGTCTTCGCCTGGGCGCTGTTCTCCCACCTCGATCTGGTGATGCTGGGCTTCATGGCCCCACAGACGGAGGTCGGCTGGTACGCCGCGGTGACCAAGCTGCTGGTGCTGTCGCTGACCGCGGGGAACATCATCCTCAGCGCCTTCATGCCGCAGCTCGCCGCCGCCTATGGCGACCGCGAGGCGATGCGGGCGCGGATGCGCGACTACGCCGCGACCATCCTGTCCATCGGCGCGCTGATCGCGGCCGGCGGCTTCACCCTGGCGCCGGCCATCCTGGGCACCGTCTTCGGCCCGGCCTACGCGCCGGCCGCCGACACGCTGCGCCTGCTGATGATCGCGGTCGCCATCGTCCACATCAACCTGACGATGGGCAACCCGCTGCTCGTCTGGCACCGGCAGACCGGCTACATGACCGCCATCCTGGTCGGCGGGCTGACCAACGCCGCGCTGAACCTGATCCTGATCCCGCGCTACGGGATCGAGGGGTCCGCCGCCGCCACCATCGTCGCGGAGCTGACCGCCATGACCGGACTTGCCTGGCTGCACCGCCAGGCGGTCGGCCAGCTCTATCTCGGAATCGCCGCGCGGGCGGCGCTGTGCGCAGCGTTCGCCATGGCAGCGACCATGGGGCTGACCCACGCCCTGCCCGACCTGATGGCCCCCGCGCACCCGCTGCCCGCGCTGCTGATCGGCGGCAGCGTGCTGGTCGCGGTCTACGCGCTGGCGGCCCTGGCGACCGGGCTGATCCGCCCGTCGCGGCTGCGCCGGCTGATCATGGCGGCGGCATGA
- a CDS encoding nucleotide sugar dehydrogenase — MLPKSFPDRNVCVLGLGYVGLTLAVAMADAGFQVHGVEVRDEVLDKLAHGVPHFHEPGLAEKLRHVMERGRFTFGRTPDGCRDCTVFIITVGTPLDRDGRVRTDMIEAATRQVADRIHDGDLVILRSTVKLGTTREVVAPILRRTGKRFDIAFCPERTLEGQALIELNQLPQIIGAESVEVAARASQIFGMLTPTTVKVSTLETAEMIKLVDNTYRDVTFAFANEIARLCNAMEVSALEVSRAGKLGYPRTQLPLPGPVGGPCLEKDPHILIESARGFGVDMDITAAGRRINESQPVEVSHFLERLTGSMQGFPQEPTISLMGLAFKGRPATDDLRGTMAKPLFEELRTRFPKARWRGFDAVVAADDIRGFGLEPANSMAEAVQGANLAVILNNHPVFTSMPLPDLARRMDRPGVIYDFWNNFNSREVDLPEGTAYVALGSHGAARFAHVA, encoded by the coding sequence ATGCTCCCAAAGTCCTTTCCCGACCGGAACGTCTGCGTGCTCGGTCTCGGCTATGTCGGGCTGACGCTGGCCGTCGCCATGGCGGATGCGGGATTCCAGGTGCACGGCGTGGAGGTCCGGGACGAGGTGCTGGACAAGCTGGCCCACGGCGTCCCCCATTTCCATGAGCCTGGCCTCGCCGAGAAGCTTCGCCACGTGATGGAGCGCGGGCGCTTCACCTTCGGCCGCACGCCGGACGGTTGCCGGGACTGCACCGTCTTCATCATCACCGTCGGCACCCCGCTGGACCGCGACGGCCGCGTGCGCACCGACATGATCGAGGCGGCGACCCGTCAGGTGGCCGACCGCATCCACGACGGCGACCTCGTCATCCTGCGCTCCACCGTGAAGCTGGGAACGACCCGCGAGGTGGTGGCGCCGATCCTGCGGCGCACCGGCAAGCGCTTCGACATCGCCTTCTGCCCCGAGCGCACGCTGGAGGGCCAGGCGCTGATCGAGCTGAACCAGCTTCCCCAGATCATCGGCGCGGAAAGCGTCGAGGTGGCGGCCCGCGCCTCGCAGATCTTCGGCATGCTGACCCCGACGACGGTCAAGGTCTCGACGCTGGAGACGGCGGAGATGATCAAGCTGGTGGACAACACCTACCGCGACGTCACCTTCGCCTTCGCCAACGAGATCGCCCGGCTGTGCAACGCCATGGAGGTGTCGGCGCTGGAGGTGTCGCGGGCGGGCAAGCTGGGCTACCCGCGCACGCAGCTCCCGCTGCCCGGCCCGGTCGGCGGCCCCTGCCTGGAGAAGGACCCCCACATCCTGATCGAATCCGCGCGCGGGTTCGGGGTGGACATGGACATCACCGCCGCCGGGCGCCGCATCAACGAAAGCCAGCCGGTCGAGGTGTCGCACTTCCTGGAGCGGCTGACCGGCTCCATGCAGGGCTTCCCGCAGGAACCGACCATCAGCCTGATGGGCCTCGCCTTCAAGGGCCGTCCGGCGACCGACGACCTGCGCGGCACCATGGCCAAGCCGCTGTTCGAGGAGTTGCGCACCCGCTTCCCCAAGGCGCGCTGGCGCGGCTTCGACGCGGTGGTGGCGGCGGACGACATCCGCGGCTTCGGGCTGGAGCCCGCCAACAGCATGGCCGAGGCGGTGCAGGGCGCCAACCTCGCCGTCATCCTGAACAACCACCCGGTCTTCACCTCCATGCCGCTGCCGGATCTGGCGCGCCGCATGGACCGTCCGGGGGTCATCTACGACTTCTGGAACAACTTCAACAGCCGCGAAGTGGACCTGCCCGAAGGCACGGCCTACGTGGCGCTGGGCAGCCACGGCGCCGCCCGCTTCGCCCATGTCGCCTGA
- a CDS encoding GDP-L-fucose synthase family protein, whose translation MERNSRIFVAGHRGLVGSAIVRRLVEDGHTDLVLRGRDELDLTDQAAVRAFFDREKIDYVLLAAAKVGGILANERFGGDFIRDNLLIQTNVIDAAWRAGVKKLLFLGSSCLYPKFAEQPLKEEALLTGPPEPSNKPYAIAKIAGITLCQAYRRQYGFNAICAMPANLYGPGDHFDPEGSHAVPGMIRRFHDAKMEGAPSVTLWGTGTPRREFLYVDDMADACLHLMDHYDGEDIINVGSGEDVPIGDLARTIRGVVGYEGALTQDLSKPDGHPRKLMDVSRLLATGWRPKVGLEEGLTRTYAWFLENAAPPVPRPGSVAGEAAE comes from the coding sequence ATGGAACGAAACAGCCGAATCTTCGTCGCGGGGCATCGCGGCCTTGTCGGATCGGCCATCGTCCGCCGGTTGGTGGAGGACGGCCACACCGATCTCGTCCTGCGCGGCCGCGACGAGCTGGACCTGACCGATCAGGCGGCCGTGCGCGCCTTCTTCGACCGGGAGAAGATCGACTATGTGCTGCTGGCCGCGGCCAAGGTCGGCGGCATCCTGGCCAACGAGCGCTTCGGCGGCGACTTCATCCGCGACAACCTGTTGATCCAGACCAACGTCATCGACGCGGCCTGGCGGGCGGGGGTGAAGAAGCTGCTGTTCCTCGGCTCCTCCTGCCTCTACCCGAAGTTCGCGGAGCAGCCGCTGAAGGAGGAGGCGCTGCTGACCGGCCCGCCGGAGCCGAGCAACAAGCCCTACGCCATCGCCAAGATCGCCGGCATCACCCTGTGCCAGGCCTACCGGCGGCAGTACGGCTTCAACGCCATCTGCGCCATGCCGGCGAACCTCTACGGCCCCGGCGACCATTTCGACCCGGAGGGCTCGCACGCCGTCCCCGGCATGATCCGGCGCTTCCACGATGCCAAGATGGAGGGGGCGCCCAGCGTCACCCTGTGGGGCACCGGAACGCCGCGGCGCGAGTTCCTCTATGTGGACGACATGGCCGACGCATGCCTGCATCTGATGGACCATTACGACGGGGAGGACATCATCAACGTCGGCTCCGGCGAGGACGTCCCGATCGGTGATCTGGCCCGCACCATCCGCGGCGTGGTCGGCTACGAGGGCGCGCTGACCCAGGATCTGAGCAAGCCGGACGGCCACCCGCGCAAGCTGATGGACGTGTCGCGCCTGCTCGCCACCGGCTGGCGTCCCAAGGTCGGGCTGGAGGAGGGGCTGACCCGCACCTACGCGTGGTTCCTGGAGAACGCCGCCCCGCCGGTTCCCCGCCCCGGATCCGTCGCCGGCGAAGCCGCGGAGTGA
- a CDS encoding YgaP family membrane protein, translated as MPVNVGTIDRALRAIVGLVLIALVFVGPQTPWGWVGLVPLLTAVVGFCPAYTLFGVRSCPVKK; from the coding sequence ATGCCCGTCAACGTCGGCACCATCGACCGCGCGCTGCGCGCCATCGTCGGCCTCGTCCTGATCGCCCTCGTCTTCGTCGGTCCGCAGACCCCCTGGGGCTGGGTCGGCCTCGTCCCGCTACTGACCGCGGTGGTCGGCTTCTGCCCGGCCTACACCCTGTTCGGCGTGCGAAGCTGTCCGGTCAAGAAGTGA
- a CDS encoding DMT family transporter has translation MGTTWLGIACGIVAGALWGLVFLAPELASAFTPLQLAAGRYLAYGLFAVLLVLPRWRTLCAGFGRREWWALAWLSLLGNILYYALLANAVQLGGMAMTSLVIGFLPVAVTVIGSRDHGAVPVRKLLPSLLLGAAGILCIGWQSLGDALGDTKTGMPMAGMTGLLCAVGALVSWTVYAVGNSRWLARLGHVSAHDWSLLTGVVTGAQALLLAVPAFLFAPIGHAAGDWLRFAAVVTGVAILASIVGNALWNRMSRLLPLTLVGQMILFETLFALLYGFLWEQRLPTGMELAALVCVTGSVLSCVAAHRPKPPSPEAARQPAPA, from the coding sequence ATGGGCACGACGTGGTTGGGGATCGCCTGCGGCATCGTCGCGGGGGCCTTGTGGGGGCTGGTCTTCCTCGCCCCGGAACTGGCGTCGGCCTTCACGCCGCTTCAGCTCGCCGCCGGGCGCTACCTCGCCTACGGCCTGTTTGCCGTCCTGCTCGTGCTGCCGCGCTGGCGCACCCTGTGCGCCGGGTTCGGCCGGCGCGAGTGGTGGGCGCTGGCGTGGCTGAGCCTGCTCGGCAACATCCTCTACTACGCCCTGCTGGCCAACGCCGTTCAGTTGGGCGGGATGGCGATGACCTCGCTGGTGATCGGCTTCCTGCCGGTCGCGGTCACCGTCATCGGCAGCCGGGATCATGGGGCGGTTCCCGTCCGGAAGCTTCTGCCGTCGCTGCTGCTCGGCGCGGCCGGCATCCTGTGCATCGGCTGGCAATCGCTGGGCGACGCGTTGGGTGACACCAAAACGGGGATGCCGATGGCCGGGATGACCGGGTTGCTCTGCGCGGTCGGCGCGCTCGTCTCCTGGACGGTCTACGCCGTGGGCAACAGCCGCTGGCTCGCCCGGCTCGGCCACGTCTCGGCGCATGACTGGAGCCTGCTGACCGGCGTGGTGACCGGCGCGCAGGCGTTGCTGCTCGCGGTTCCCGCCTTCCTGTTCGCCCCGATCGGCCACGCCGCCGGGGACTGGCTGCGCTTCGCCGCCGTGGTGACCGGCGTGGCCATCCTCGCCTCCATCGTCGGCAACGCCCTCTGGAACCGGATGAGCCGGCTGCTGCCGCTGACCCTGGTCGGTCAGATGATCCTGTTCGAAACCCTGTTCGCTCTGCTCTACGGCTTCCTGTGGGAGCAGCGGCTGCCGACGGGGATGGAGCTTGCCGCCCTCGTCTGCGTGACCGGCAGCGTTCTGTCCTGCGTCGCGGCACACCGCCCGAAGCCGCCGTCCCCGGAGGCCGCGCGGCAACCGGCACCGGCGTAA